A region from the Dysidea avara chromosome 15, odDysAvar1.4, whole genome shotgun sequence genome encodes:
- the LOC136246126 gene encoding uncharacterized protein, with amino-acid sequence METMLLVGSLVLLSFISRAADAVLVRSSNDSISEGNCTGPLDYFLCNCLTTNTTIDIQVSPDQYTFRRQSDCILENKTSIRIIGNSSNDTVFNCTCDRPFGIVFLRVCNVTIEGIQMVGCGDVVSNIINQTLYTIVPAIHFGAGFRSAVMFYYAKDVRVTDLILLNTLGYGIVTVDTIGNVTLSTVRIINTTFDNDPACDNYDFSIDTATFYCSGSGILIVYHDNIEVGTVDEANTVLTIDQSVFLNNRNLIPDKQLAILIELTATGFYQLPVPLQGASGISIYYLQKLYDVKTEISNSLFYNNYGSLAGSSIVTSVSSIRGTTFFEKCHFEYEETALDFAVNSGYLTRGGISFFHLMTRNAPGIEPLVVTTEIEVILGVLQCDFTNLGGRLGAALHFDRISSDTVSLVIVVELCNFIGNVADAGAAVYAIDNGFTSSGGLSVFLININAHHNAISPSSSLLHASSEYITGVFSAKISLFILNCSEHCSFTNNEPSVFYGHSSSIEVSGSVEFLYNVGNHGGAFDVINTIVYFYQGAHVYFGHNYAMVHGGALDIISFTINLVTCPIQFLGPNTTDPILTLDRIGDLNLNITFENNTAGSSGILQSIYANVFYVCFYYPYTITQLNFGLETPVVNGTRSSVYRNVFKFVPEGSASEHLFVSAYLPCPCYDNGTYESGKCLAAEANNTLKLDSPVIAGRSFTISLVTLDVVGSIGFTQTLYSDVYYNETSGGHLALDSDQNERPFSIVNRQCTPVDFTIYGLQTTLPKYGNLRLSVIPGSNHDFNFTFDDCPTGFSIQKYENGLYGCACGEFFMESEIRDDFQCNPVSGMIRRLDLRSWLATNDDRIEYTSLCIPTYCDDSLANFTLEDQNILCINSHAGRVCGGCVDNLSKVFGSNICKKCSNIWLATIILYALLGIILVLILFFLRFTVTLGAINGLIFFCNAVSINEHLFFNTERSDFLFLRVFISLLNLDLGFEVCFYDKMTQIGKTGLQFVFPIYLWLLISIIVYLGRYYFRSRRVTSSSVLPVLATLILLSYSKLLRTTISAFSSTTIYYSSADSNYTDLQKISVWYPDPNVEFLHGTHVILFLIGIVFILVFILPLALAMTFPTVVLRSKRLSYFFPLFDCFYAPFKGKYRYWFGARMIVLIYLSTMESIIRSYQEALLLSVVIAVLAFAIVQAYIRPFKNTIINILDLIFMGIFILLSVITLYIYPSSSGYAEVNIAVNVLGSVAFVLFCFVLVFHVYNIIKKTARYLHTIKTLQEMLRSKGISANFDVLFTSKPIDRNTTNMSRYGGSQEHSNDDYYAHLQESLLEQI; translated from the coding sequence ATGGAAACGATGCTCCTTGTTGGTTCTCTAGTACTGCTTTCTTTTATATCAAGAGCAGCTGATGCTGTTTTAGTACGGAGCAGCAATGATAGTATTTCAGAGGGAAACTGTACAGGACCACTGGACTATTTCTTGTGTAACTGTTTGACAACAAACACAACTATTGACATTCAAGTTTCACCAGATCAGTACACATTCAGAAGACAATCAGACTGTATACTAGAGAACAAGACCAGCATAAGAATTATTGGTAACTCATCAAATGATACAGTGTTTAACTGTACATGTGATAGACCATTTGGTATTGTCTTTTTGAGAGTATGCAATGTTACCATTGAGGGTATTCAAATGGTAGGCTGTGGTGATGTGGTGAGCAACATCATTAATCAGACACTCTATACCATTGTTCCAGCTATCCATTTTGGAGCTGGCTTCAGATCTGCAGTAATGTTTTACTATGCTAAAGATGTGAGAGTCACTGATCTCATCCTGCTCAATACTCTTGGTTATGGTATTGTCACTGTAGACACAATAGGAAATGTTACATTGTCTACTGTCCGTATTATTAACACTACATTTGATAATGATCCAGCTTGTGACAATTATGATTTCAGTATTGATAcggctactttttattgctcaGGAAGTGGTATTCTAATTGTCTATCATGACAATATTGAGGTAGGTACTGTTGATGAAGCTAACACAGTCTTAACAATTGACCAGTCTGTGTTTCTCAACAATAGAAATCTTATTCCAGACAAACAATTAGCTATTCTTATTGAGTTGACTGCCACTGGATTCTACCAACTACCAGTACCACTGCAAGGAGCTAGTGGGATCTCAATTTACTATCTACAGAAATTATATGATGTGAAAACTGAAATTAGCAATTCATTATTTTATAACAATTATGGAAGTCTTGCTGGTAGTTCAATAGTCACTTCTGTATCAAGTATTAGGGGCACAACATTCTTTGAAAAATGTCATTTTGAGTATGAAGAAACAGCTTTAGATTTTGCAGTCAACAGTGGGTATTTAACTAGGGGTGGAATATCGTTTTTTCATTTAATGACTAGAAACGCACCTGGAATAGAGCCTTTAGTGGTTACAACTGAAATTGAAGTCATTCTTGGAGTTTTACAATGTGACTTTACTAACCTTGGTGGCAGGCTAGGGGCTGCTTTGCATTTTGATAGAATATCTTCAGACACTGTATCACTTGtcattgtagttgaactatgtAATTTTATTGGGAACGTTGCTGATGCTGGAGCTGCAGTGTATGCTATTGATAATGGATTTACATCATCAGGTGGACTAAGTGTTTTTTTAATTAATATAAATGCACACCACAATGCTATTTCACCAAGCTCCTCTTTGCTGCATGCTTCCAGTGAATACATCACTGGTGTTTTTTCTGctaaaatttcattgtttatacTTAATTGTAGTGAGCACTGCAGTTTTACTAACAATGAGCCATCAGTTTTCTATGGGCACTCCTCCTCCATTGAGGTATCTGGTTCAGTGGAATTCCTGTATAATGTGGGGAATCATGGAGGTGCGTTTGATGTTATCAACACTATTGTTTACTTTTATCAAGGTGCTCATGTATATTTCGGCCACAACTATGCCATGGTACATGGCGGCGCTTTGGATATTATCTCATTCACAATCAATCTGGTTACATGTCCAATACAGTTTCTAGGACCAAACACAACTGATCCAATACTCACTCTAGATAGAATTGGTGATCTTAATCTCAATATTACTTTTGAAAACAATACTGCAGGTTCATCTGGTATACTGCAATCCATCTACGCTAATGTATTCTATGTATGCTTCTATTACCCGTACACAATAACACAACTTAACTTTGGTTTAGAAACTCCTGTAGTGAATGGTACTAGATCATCTGTGTATCGCAATGTGTTTAAATTTGTACCAGAAGGCTCAGCTAGTGAACACCTCTTTGTGTCGGCTTACCTACCATGTCCCTGTTATGATAATGGCACTTACGAAAGTGGAAAGTGTTTGGCTGCAGAAGCTAATAACACACTGAAACTAGACTCACCTGTTATTGCTGGAAGATCATTTACAATTAGCCTAGTGACACTGGATGTAGTTGGTTCTATTGGATTCACACAGACTCTTTATAGTGATGTTTACTACAATGAAACGTCAGGTGGACATTTAGCTTTAGATAGTGATCAGAATGAGAGGCCATTTTCTATCGTCAATAGACAATGTACACCAGTTGATTTCACAATATATGGACTACAAACAACCCTGCCAAAATATGGAAATTTACGTCTTTCAGTTATACCAGGTTCAAATCATGACTTTAATTTTACGTTTGATGATTGCCCAACTGGATTCAGTATTCAGAAATATGAGAATGGCTTGTATGGCTGTGCTTGTGGTGAGTTCTTCATGGAGTCAGAAATCAGAGATGATTTTCAGTGTAATCCTGTTTCTGGGATGATCAGACGTCTAGATTTACGATCATGGTTAGCCACAAATGATGACAGAATTGAGTACACTAGCTTATGCATACCCACTTACTGTGATGACTCACTAGCAAACTTCACATTAGAAGATCAGAATATTCTCTGTATCAATTCTCATGCAGGACGAGTGTGTGGAGGTTGTGTTGATAACCTCAGCAAAGTGTTTGGCTCTAATATTTGCAAGAAGTGCAGTAATATTTGGCTGGCTACCATTATCCTCTATGCTTTACTAGGAATAATTCTAGTACTGATTTTGTTCTTCCTAAGGTTTACAGTAACACTGGGGGCTATTAATGGACTAATATTTTTCTGTAATGCTGTCAGCATAAATGAACATTTATTTTTCAACACTGAAAGGTCTGACTTTTTGTTCTTGAGAGTGTTCATATCTCTTCTCAATTTAGATTTAGGATTTGAAGTGTGTTTTTATGATAAGATGACTCAAATTGGCAAGACAGGATTGCAGTTTGTGTTCCCCATCTACCTGTGGCTGCTGATATCAATCATAGTCTACTTGGGACGATATTATTTCCGTAGTCGAAGGGTCACATCTTCATCAGTCCTTCCAGTATTGGCTACTCTCATTTTGTTGTCTTATTCTAAACTGCTACGTACCACAATTAGTGCATTTTCTTCCACGACAATTTATTATTCATCAGCAGATAGTAACTACACTGACTTACAGAAAATATCAGTATGGTATCCAGATCCCAATGTAGAGTTTCTACACGGCACACATGTAATATTGTTCCTAATTGGGATTGTGTTTATACTGGTGTTTATACTTCCATTAGCGTTAGCTATGACATTTCCAACTGTTGTCTTACGATCTAAAAGACTCAGTTATTTCTTTCCACTTTTTGATTGCTTTTATGCACCATTCAAAGGCAAATATCGCTACTGGTTTGGGGCAAGAATGATTGTTCTAATATATTTGTCCACAATGGAAAGCATCATACGTTCTTACCAAGAAGCACTACTGCTATCTGTTGTAATAGCAGTTTTGGCATTTGCCATTGTACAAGCTTATATTCGTCCATTCAAAAACACAATAATCAACATTTTGGATTTAATTTTTATGGGAATTTTTATTTTGCTATCCGTAATCACTTTGTACATCTATCCCAGCTCATCAGGTTATGCTGAAGTGAACATTGCTGTGAATGTGTTGGGTTCTGTGGCATTTGTGTTGTTCTGCTTTGTACTGGTGTTCCATGTGTACAATATTATCAAAAAGACTGCTAGGTACTTGCATACCATTAAGACTTTGCAGGAGATGTTGAGGTCAAAAGGAATTAGTGCAAATTTTGATGTGTTATTTACTAGCAAACCTATTGACAGAAATACCACAAACATGAGTAGATATGGTGGTAGTCAAGAGCACAGTAATGATGACTATTATGCTCATCTACAGGAATCTTTATTGGAGCAAATTTAG